The following are encoded together in the Humulus lupulus chromosome 5, drHumLupu1.1, whole genome shotgun sequence genome:
- the LOC133779498 gene encoding uncharacterized protein LOC133779498 has translation MNFNIGSPSESSYSDAENDDDANLTNDIDALITMNANNNICMVRYLNQLNNEAAYGGPVLGHRTINHDRESSYHNFFNNYFSENAHYNDSMFRHRFRMSQTLFLHIANVVIGHDNYFEQRRVGMGKLGLSSLQKITDVFQLLVYGIPTDVADEYINIGESTTIESLKRFCRAIVEDFAEQYIRSPNANEISRLLHVGKERGFQGMLSSIDCMHWK, from the coding sequence ATGAATTTCAATATTGGAAGCCCATCTGAATCATCATACTCTGATGCTGAAAATGATGATGACGCAAATCTAACTAATGACATTGACGCACTAATCACCATGAATGCAAACAACAACATTTGCATGGTTCGCTATCTCAATCAACTAAACAATGAGGCAGCTTATGGAGGCCCAGTTCTTGGTCATAGAACTATCAACCACGATCGTGAAAGTTCTTATCACAATTTTTTCAATAATTATTTCTCTGAGAATGCGCATTATAATGATTCAATGTTTCGTCATCGATTTAGAATGTCTCAAACTTTATTTCTTCATATTGCTAATGTTGTGATAGGTCATGACAACTATTTTGAGCAGAGAAGGGTTGGCATGGGAAAACTTGGGCTATCCAGTCTTCAAAAAATCACTGACGTGTTTCAACTGTTAGTATATGGCATCCCAACAGATGTTGCCGATGAGTACATAAATATAGGAGAGTCTACAACTATTGAAAGTTTGAAGAGATTCTGTCGTGCAATTGTGGAGGATTTTGCTGAGCAATATATAAGATCACCTAACGCTAATGAGATTTCTAGGTTACTCCATGTTGGTAAAGAACGTGGTTTCCAAGGAATGTTGAGCAGTATAGATTGCATGCACTGGAAGTGA